The following are from one region of the Streptococcus sp. 1643 genome:
- a CDS encoding Asp23/Gls24 family envelope stress response protein, translating into MGIEEQLGEIVIAPRVLEKIIAIATAKVEGVHSFSNKSVSDTLSKLSLGRGVYLKNVDEELTADIYLYLEYGVKVPKVAVAIQKAVKDAVRNMADVELAAINIHVAGIVPDKTPKPELKDLFDEDFLND; encoded by the coding sequence ATGGGAATTGAAGAACAACTTGGCGAAATCGTTATCGCCCCACGTGTACTTGAAAAAATCATTGCTATTGCTACTGCAAAAGTAGAGGGTGTTCACTCTTTTTCAAACAAATCAGTATCTGACACCCTTTCAAAACTTTCTCTTGGCCGTGGTGTTTATCTTAAAAACGTGGACGAAGAGCTCACAGCTGATATCTACCTCTACCTAGAGTACGGAGTAAAAGTTCCTAAGGTAGCGGTTGCTATCCAAAAAGCTGTCAAAGATGCCGTCCGCAATATGGCTGATGTAGAACTCGCTGCTATCAATATTCACGTTGCAGGTATCGTTCCAGATAAAACACCAAAACCAGAATTGAAAGATCTATTTGACGAGGACTTCCTCAATGACTAG
- the efp gene encoding elongation factor P → MIEASKLKAGMTFETADGKLIRVLEASHHKPGKGNTIMRMKLRDVRTGSTFDTSYRPEEKFEQAIIETVPAQYLYKMDDTAYFMNTETYDQYEIPVVNVENELLYILENSDVKIQFYGTEVIGVTVPTTVELTVAETQPSIKGATVTGSGKPATMETGLVVNVPDFIEAGQKLVINTAEGTYVSRA, encoded by the coding sequence ATGATTGAAGCAAGTAAATTAAAGGCTGGTATGACCTTTGAAACAGCTGACGGAAAATTGATCCGCGTTTTGGAAGCTAGCCACCACAAACCAGGTAAAGGAAACACAATCATGCGTATGAAATTGCGTGATGTCCGTACTGGTTCTACATTTGACACAAGCTACCGTCCAGAGGAAAAATTTGAACAAGCTATCATCGAGACTGTCCCAGCTCAATACTTGTACAAAATGGATGACACAGCCTACTTCATGAACACAGAAACTTACGACCAATACGAAATTCCTGTAGTCAACGTTGAAAACGAATTGCTTTACATCCTTGAAAACTCTGATGTGAAGATCCAATTCTACGGAACTGAAGTGATCGGTGTTACCGTTCCTACTACTGTCGAATTGACAGTTGCAGAAACTCAACCATCTATCAAAGGTGCTACGGTTACAGGTTCTGGTAAACCAGCAACGATGGAAACTGGACTTGTCGTAAACGTTCCAGACTTCATCGAAGCAGGACAAAAACTCGTTATCAACACTGCAGAAGGAACTTACGTTTCTCGTGCCTAA
- a CDS encoding SPFH domain-containing protein, which produces MGFIRAALSAGLNSFNDSKFKEAIVLPDNVSGDALAIKGQLLTKDPDGRSRHSNQNTGLLSDGSVVIVPQGYTAILVNNGTFIGEVLEAGSHEWQAGDNAWLLEKGGLKGTWENFKNRFSFGGQVITQQEIIFIRMQPIAGNKFGTQNAVEYFSERYQQLLNIRFYGLFDVKIADPVLFYVSSVSRQITDGQPFTLQDVAQGTLRQNIAPKIAIAIAKYTNENKVDIYSLNANQDTFNELAKQEVNKVWTGLYGIEATNILLEDLSYDQESLDIVRKLDSELVAMKYNTIEIEERRARNEALIAAAANEGNGNGMNMFMGMNLGQTLGGQLSQQVQNQAPAQNAGQATSKNFYIEVDGKYVLVTKDEDGNIVPVN; this is translated from the coding sequence ATGGGATTTATACGTGCAGCCTTATCAGCAGGCTTAAATAGTTTTAATGATAGTAAATTCAAGGAAGCCATCGTCCTTCCAGATAATGTCTCTGGCGACGCCTTGGCCATCAAGGGACAATTACTCACAAAAGACCCAGATGGACGTTCTCGTCACAGCAATCAAAATACAGGCCTCTTGTCAGATGGCAGTGTGGTTATCGTTCCTCAAGGTTATACCGCTATTTTGGTAAACAACGGTACCTTCATTGGTGAGGTCCTCGAAGCTGGTAGCCACGAATGGCAAGCTGGTGATAACGCCTGGCTCCTTGAAAAAGGTGGTTTAAAAGGCACTTGGGAAAACTTTAAAAACCGTTTCTCTTTTGGTGGACAAGTCATCACCCAACAAGAAATCATCTTTATCCGCATGCAACCTATTGCAGGTAATAAGTTCGGCACACAAAATGCGGTCGAATACTTCAGTGAACGTTACCAACAACTGCTTAACATCCGTTTCTATGGCTTGTTTGATGTAAAAATAGCAGACCCAGTCCTCTTCTACGTGAGCTCTGTTAGCCGTCAAATTACTGACGGACAGCCATTTACTCTCCAAGATGTAGCTCAAGGAACGCTCCGTCAAAATATCGCACCAAAAATTGCGATTGCCATCGCCAAATACACCAACGAAAACAAGGTTGATATCTATAGTCTCAATGCCAACCAAGACACCTTTAACGAACTCGCTAAACAAGAGGTCAACAAGGTTTGGACAGGTCTCTACGGGATTGAAGCAACTAACATCTTGCTTGAGGACCTCAGCTACGACCAAGAAAGTCTTGATATCGTTCGCAAGCTTGATAGCGAGCTCGTGGCAATGAAGTACAACACGATTGAAATCGAAGAACGCCGTGCTCGCAACGAAGCGCTTATTGCTGCAGCTGCAAACGAAGGAAATGGCAATGGGATGAACATGTTTATGGGCATGAATCTTGGCCAAACTCTCGGTGGTCAACTAAGCCAACAAGTCCAAAATCAAGCACCTGCTCAAAATGCTGGGCAAGCTACTAGCAAGAATTTTTACATCGAAGTCGATGGAAAATACGTCCTCGTTACTAAAGACGAAGATGGAAATATCGTACCAGTCAACTAA
- a CDS encoding zinc-ribbon domain-containing transport protein — MKKFYALLMTCLLLVFLSVPQIVDAGVGHSRSGGSSRSSSRSSSRSSGGGSRSGGSSFHYYRSGYGSSSDSSASSPYLGFMFILVGGIILVVIVKSLQNKSGDSNSTYTSNDSQTLHRRVEHNTLAISRLKYGDPNFDAEAFTSWVKEVYLKLQVAWTEKNWNSVRALESTSLYSQHSTQLEDHIRAKTTNVLEKVCIENVRIKEFIENPDGNDTLVVILSSTLRDYVIDDETRRVLEGDPKKDLFTVYQLNFIRQHGSQTQAVNPDEVVSDHCPNCGAPLKISAVSECDYCGANLSRSPNQWVLDTYDVVDEDELYN, encoded by the coding sequence ATGAAAAAGTTTTACGCTCTTTTAATGACCTGTTTATTACTTGTTTTTCTATCCGTGCCTCAAATCGTTGATGCGGGTGTAGGACATTCCAGAAGTGGAGGGAGCAGCCGCAGTAGCTCCAGAAGTAGTAGCCGCTCAAGTGGAGGTGGAAGTCGTTCTGGTGGCTCATCTTTCCACTACTACCGCTCTGGATATGGATCATCCTCTGACAGTTCTGCTAGCTCTCCCTATCTAGGATTTATGTTCATATTAGTCGGAGGAATCATACTAGTTGTTATCGTCAAATCCTTGCAGAATAAGTCTGGAGATTCGAATTCAACCTACACTAGTAATGATTCTCAAACGCTCCATCGTCGAGTTGAACACAACACACTGGCCATTAGTCGTTTGAAATACGGAGATCCAAACTTTGACGCGGAAGCCTTCACATCTTGGGTTAAGGAAGTCTACCTTAAATTGCAAGTTGCCTGGACTGAGAAAAATTGGAACTCTGTCCGCGCTTTGGAAAGTACCAGTCTCTACTCTCAACATAGCACCCAACTCGAAGACCATATTCGAGCTAAAACAACCAATGTTTTAGAGAAAGTTTGTATCGAAAATGTTCGCATCAAGGAGTTCATTGAAAATCCTGACGGAAACGACACCTTAGTGGTGATCCTGTCATCTACCTTGCGTGACTATGTCATTGACGATGAGACTCGCCGTGTCCTTGAAGGAGACCCTAAAAAAGATCTCTTCACCGTGTATCAATTGAACTTTATCCGTCAACACGGTAGCCAAACGCAAGCAGTCAATCCAGACGAAGTTGTGAGCGACCACTGTCCAAACTGTGGCGCCCCATTGAAAATCTCTGCAGTTAGCGAGTGCGACTACTGTGGTGCCAATCTCTCTCGCAGTCCAAACCAATGGGTACTGGATACCTATGATGTTGTGGATGAAGACGAGCTTTATAATTAG
- the gatB gene encoding Asp-tRNA(Asn)/Glu-tRNA(Gln) amidotransferase subunit GatB, which translates to MNFETVIGLEVHVELNTNSKIFSPTSAHFGNDQNANTNVIDWSFPGVLPVLNKGVVDAGIKAALALNMDIHKKMHFDRKNYFYPDNPKAYQISQFDEPIGYNGWIEVELEDGTTKKIGIERAHLEEDAGKNTHGTDGYSYVDLNRQGVPLIEIVSEADMRSPEEAYAYLTALKEVIQYAGISDVKMEEGSMRVDANISLRPYGQEKFGTKTELKNLNSFSNVRKGLEYEVQRQAEILRSGGQIRQETRRYDEANKATILMRVKEGAADYRYFPEPDLPLFEISDEWIEEMRTELPEFPKERRARYVADLGLSDYDASQLTANKVTSDFFEKAVALGGDAKQVSNWLQGEVAQFLNAEGKTLEQIELTPENLVEMIAIIEDGTISSKIAKKVFVHLAKNGGGAREYVEKAGLVQISDPDVLIPIIHQVFADNEAAVADFKSGKRNADKAFTGFLMKATKGQANPQVALKLLAQELAKLKESE; encoded by the coding sequence ATGAACTTTGAAACAGTCATTGGACTTGAAGTCCACGTAGAGCTCAACACCAATTCAAAAATCTTCTCACCTACTTCTGCCCACTTTGGAAATGACCAAAATGCCAACACTAACGTGATTGACTGGTCCTTCCCAGGAGTTCTGCCAGTTCTCAATAAAGGGGTTGTCGATGCTGGTATCAAGGCTGCACTCGCTCTTAACATGGACATCCATAAGAAGATGCACTTTGACCGCAAGAACTACTTCTATCCTGACAATCCTAAAGCCTACCAAATCTCTCAGTTTGATGAGCCAATCGGCTACAACGGCTGGATTGAAGTGGAGCTAGAAGACGGTACGACCAAGAAAATCGGTATCGAACGCGCCCACTTGGAAGAAGACGCTGGTAAAAACACCCACGGTACAGATGGCTACTCTTATGTTGACCTCAACCGCCAAGGGGTGCCCTTGATTGAGATTGTATCTGAAGCGGACATGCGTTCCCCAGAAGAAGCCTATGCTTATCTAACTGCCCTAAAGGAAGTCATCCAGTACGCTGGCATTTCTGACGTTAAGATGGAAGAAGGTTCCATGCGTGTGGATGCCAATATCTCCCTTCGTCCTTATGGTCAAGAAAAATTCGGTACCAAGACTGAGTTGAAAAACCTCAACTCCTTCTCAAACGTTCGTAAGGGTCTTGAATACGAAGTCCAACGCCAGGCTGAAATCCTTCGCTCAGGTGGTCAAATTCGCCAAGAAACACGTCGTTACGATGAAGCTAACAAGGCAACCATCCTCATGCGTGTCAAAGAAGGTGCTGCAGACTACCGCTACTTCCCAGAACCAGACCTACCACTCTTTGAAATCTCAGACGAGTGGATTGAGGAAATGCGAACAGAACTGCCAGAGTTTCCAAAGGAACGCCGTGCGCGCTACGTTGCTGACCTTGGCTTGTCAGACTACGATGCTAGCCAGTTGACTGCAAATAAGGTCACTTCTGACTTCTTTGAAAAAGCTGTTGCACTCGGTGGTGATGCCAAACAAGTCTCTAACTGGCTTCAAGGTGAAGTTGCTCAGTTCTTGAATGCTGAAGGCAAAACACTGGAACAAATCGAATTGACACCAGAAAACTTAGTAGAAATGATTGCCATCATCGAAGATGGTACGATTTCTTCTAAGATTGCCAAGAAAGTCTTTGTCCACCTGGCTAAAAATGGCGGTGGCGCGCGTGAATACGTGGAAAAAGCAGGCTTGGTGCAAATCTCAGATCCAGATGTTCTGATTCCAATCATCCACCAAGTCTTTGCGGATAACGAAGCTGCCGTTGCCGACTTCAAGTCAGGCAAACGCAACGCAGACAAGGCCTTCACAGGATTCCTTATGAAGGCAACCAAAGGGCAAGCCAATCCACAAGTTGCCCTTAAACTCCTTGCACAGGAATTGGCCAAGTTGAAAGAAAGTGAGTAA